Part of the Chitinophaga parva genome is shown below.
CACGGCCGCGCTTAGCTTCCTGCGCAAGATCGTTTCCGGCCACATCAAATTATTTTAAAAAAATTTTCCGGCCTGATAGGACACCGGCTTTTTCCAAACGTCAGTTATAGGAAAGGGCCCGGAAGGGCGTGGAGATAAATCGTATTTGACATTGGACCACGAACAGTTTACCGCTTTATTCAGGTTATATATTTCCGGGGAATGCACCCCGGAACAGCGTGATCTTTTATTTGACACGCTGCAGGACCCTGCGCAGGCAGCAGCCCTGAAACCCTTGCTGGACGAGCTGTACGAGGATATCCGCCTGCAGGTGCATTCCCCTTCTTACGTAAACCGCTGGGGGGAAATAGACCTGCTCTCGCACCCGCAAACACCGGTGGTGCCTATACGCAGCCGGCGCCGCACCCTGGCGTGGAGTGCCGCCGCCGCCGTGCTGGTGCTGGTAGCTGCCGCCGGGTGGTGGATGAACAGAAGCCTACAACCCAATACAGTAGCGGGTTTGAAGCCTCCGGTAGCGGCAGGGGTAAAAGCACCCGTACTGGCCGCCACCACGGATATTCATACCAGTGCCAAGGAAAAACGCCTAGTGGTGCTGGACGACAGCACCCGCATCTGGCTCAATGGCGGATCTACACTCCGTTATCCCGCGCAGTTTGATAAAAATAAAAGGGAAGTGTACCTGGAAGGGGAAGCTTACTTTGATGTGGCCCGCGCCGCGGAATGGCCCTTTGTGGTGCATGCTGCCGGCGGTGTGAATACGCTGGTACTGGGTACTTCTTTTAATATTAAAGCCTACCCGGACCACAAGCAACTCATTGTTTCCGTGATGACCGGTAAGGTAAGGATAGAACGGAATGAGCAGGCGGTATCTACCCTTGTGAAAGGCCAGGAACTGCGCCTGTCCACCGTTTCCGGGCAGGTAGCCCAGCATGCTTTCACGGCAGAGCAGACCACCGGCTGGCAGGAGGGGGATATGAACTTTAATGACGAGCCGCTGGCAGACATTCTCAAAGATTTACAACTCGCCTATGGCGTGAACATAACAC
Proteins encoded:
- a CDS encoding FecR family protein, with the translated sequence MDHEQFTALFRLYISGECTPEQRDLLFDTLQDPAQAAALKPLLDELYEDIRLQVHSPSYVNRWGEIDLLSHPQTPVVPIRSRRRTLAWSAAAAVLVLVAAAGWWMNRSLQPNTVAGLKPPVAAGVKAPVLAATTDIHTSAKEKRLVVLDDSTRIWLNGGSTLRYPAQFDKNKREVYLEGEAYFDVARAAEWPFVVHAAGGVNTLVLGTSFNIKAYPDHKQLIVSVMTGKVRIERNEQAVSTLVKGQELRLSTVSGQVAQHAFTAEQTTGWQEGDMNFNDEPLADILKDLQLAYGVNITLTNPGLADLLLTTGFKKNTSIERTLSIICELADAKYARRSDGFIVY